The following coding sequences lie in one Haematobia irritans isolate KBUSLIRL chromosome 3, ASM5000362v1, whole genome shotgun sequence genomic window:
- the LOC142230778 gene encoding uncharacterized protein LOC142230778, whose product MYADDVQLYIGYNAGNVEETIVMVNDDLANVWTWAMANGLCLNPNKTKFLRIRKRANRDTSNVVIKINDQPIELVAQARNLGMIFNDKLTWSNHINAVVGQTYQKLRSLWATQSFTPLDIRSLLVKSYIIPGLLYGCELFSNCDANSKSKLNRLFNNITRYVYGLRRYDSVSEYRDALFGVSLEKLMSIRTLIFLHKIIHSGHPSYLSQRLVFARSNRGRKIIPFRHTSLVSEWHFFINSVRLWNSLPNSLQLTSSAVNFKSSLFDIFSVPR is encoded by the coding sequence ATGTATGCGGACGATGTCCAGCTCTATATTGGCTACAATGCGGGAAATGTTGAGGAGACTATTGTCATGGTAAATGATGATTTGGCTAACGTTTGGACTTGGGCCATGGCCAATGGTCTCTGCTTAAATCCAAACAAAACAAAGTTCCTTAGAATCAGGAAGAGGGCTAATAGGGATACGTCAAATGTGGTCATTAAAATAAATGATCAGCCCATAGAACTTGTGGCACAAGCTAGAAATCTCGGTATGATTTTCAATGACAAGCTTACATGGTCTAACCATATAAACGCCGTTGTTGGCCAAACTTATCAGAAACTGCGATCGTTATGGGCTACGCAATCCTTTACCCCTTTGGATATTCGGTCTCTTCTtgtcaaatcatatattatccCGGGGCTGCTTTATGGATGTGAACTGTTCTCGAATTGCGATGCTAATAGTAAGTCTAAATTGAATAGGCTTTTTAATAACatcacacgatatgtttatggttTGCGACGCTATGACTCGGTTTCTGAATATAGGGATGCATTGTTTGGGGTATCGTTGGAGAAACTAATGTCTATTAGAACTCTGATATTTTTACACAAGATTATACACTCAGGACATCCTTCATATTTGAGTCAAAGGCTAGTGTTTGCAAGATCAAACAGAGGAAGGAAGATTATACCTTTTAGACATACGAGCTTAGTCTCAGAATGgcattttttcataaatagtGTCCGTCTCTGGAATTCACTACCAAATAGTTTACAACTCACCAGCAGCGCAGTAAATTTCAAATCTTCGTTATTCGACATCTTTAGTGTTCCACGTTAA